The following are from one region of the Rhinoraja longicauda isolate Sanriku21f chromosome 11, sRhiLon1.1, whole genome shotgun sequence genome:
- the tmem59 gene encoding transmembrane protein 59: protein MAVLEGGCARRGSPRRLALLAAFIVYSFITASLASDAFEAVLGDTASCQKSCEMTYTLHTYPKEEELYACQRGCRLFSICQFVDDGAELNKTKNECESACVEAYKQQDEQYACNLGCENQLPFAEQRQKRLMSMVPKIHFVYPISIMSAFCSDLMNSAQSFFTSWTFYLQTDDGKVVVFQSEPDIRFMVPQLEPQTDNSKETSQALSDHIAKALYDDTRKAVRREHGTGLYLKEGREQENQSVLECLSRNAGIPRWILTTTLVLSVLVLLWICCATAATAVEQHIPSEKLSIFGDMEFMNELKLTSYPASSLIVIKSKDEKEMAGPLPTKVNLDQSTI, encoded by the exons ATGGCGGTGCTGGAGGGCGGGTGTGCTCGGCGCGGCTCCCCCCGGCGCCTTGCCCTGCTCGCCGCATTTATCGTGTACTCCTTCATCACAGCGTCGCTGGCTTCCGATGCATTCGAGGCGGTTTTGGGAGATACGGCATCGTGTCAGAAATCTTGCGAAATGACTTACACGCTGCACACTTATCCAAAG GAGGAAGAACTCTATGCTTGTCAAAGAGGGTGCAGGCTCTTCTCCATCTGTCAATTTGTGGATGATGGTGCTGAATTGAACAAAACCAAGAATGAATGTGAATCTG CATGTGTTGAAGCATATAAACAACAAGATGAGCAATATGCTTGCAACTTGGGATGTGAAAACCAGCTGCCATTTGCTGAACAGAGACAGAAACGG CTCATGTCTATGGTGCCCAAAATCCACTTTGTTTACCCCATCAGCATTATGTCGGCTTTCTGCAGTGACTTAATGAACTCCGCTCAGAGCTTTTTCACTTCATGGACCTTCTATCTGCAAACTGATGATGGCAAAGTAGTTGTATTTCAG TCCGAACCAGATATACGATTCATGGTTCCACAACTGGAGCCGCAGACAGACAATTCAAAAGAAACGTCACAGGCACTCTCAG ACCACATAGCTAAGGCTCTTTACGATGATACTCGCAAAGCCGTCAGAAGGGAACATGGAACTGGTTTGTATTTGAAAGAGGGTCGTGAACAGGAAAATCAGAGTGTCTTGGAATGTTTGTCAAG GAATGCAGGAATACCTCGCTGGATCTTAACCACCACTCTGGTGCTCTCTGTGTTGGTGCTACTGTGgatctgttgtgctactgctgCCACAGCTGTGGAGCAGCACATTCCTTCAGAG AAATTAAGCATATTTGGCGACATGGAGTTTATGAATGAATTGAAGCTAACTTCGTATCCAGCTTCGTCTCTGATTGTCATCAAATCCAAGGATGAAAAAGAAATGGCTGGACCTTTGCCCACTAAAGTGAACCTGGACCAGTCAACAATTTAA